GATGTACCAATTTTCATTGTGGAAAATTAATGCTCAGTTTCACACGCATTACTGCAGCATTTTAGTCAAATAAAGATTGCTATACAGGCCGTTTAGTCGGTTTtataaaatgtgcaataagcattaAACAATTATatggaattggcaactcgttcccattctgagaaataaggtaggccacttgatttcaacatgtgaacaaagtggacaggctagcatgctgttcaaacaggtGGAGACGGACAGCAGGGTGTGTTTATAAATATTCAACTGTTTTGCCTTGTTAGCTGAATTCAgagcttgtgaaattatacctagatCAAAGTTGGCCGAACTTGCAATATAAAtattagggatgcacaatataaaAAGTGAGCATATCGGAATTGAGCGATATTAGCAAAAAACGCCAACATCGgtccgatgtctagtttaacaccgatgtgcaaaaccgatgtcgaAGCTGATGTGCATACCTATAACGTCACTACGTCATCTACCTATGCCatgaaaaatacagcgctacacagaaccaaagcagaaaaatactaagcgcacacgtccaacaactaaacaagttcaagtcgagcagtcatttgaaagagtaagaacatttcagcgagacaactcaaaaggcaaaatccattaaaacgccaagataatggaattcattgcccttgacaatcaacctttctctgttgtggatgatgttggctttcccCGACTcttcgagcaccggtacacactaccaagtaggcgctatttttcagatgttgccctaccggagttacagtattgttgaaacacatccatgagctacttgctatgggcacCACTggtattagcttcacgactgacatttggaccaacgatgtcagccccatgagcatgcagagtctgacagcacagtgggtcgataAGGATTTCGTACTGaagaaagccgtattgcatgatcaagaatgtgctggttctcataccgctgctgccatttcaatggcatttgagaacatgtttgaaacatgaacacactccttgctccattcgaacaactgaatcaagaaataagctaatcaactgcgtcagcagacgtgataccctctgtcatggcattgaaacgcctgctcaacaaaactgccgacacagaccgAGGGGTTAAAACTTACAAAAGTACTCAAGGCTGAGAACAAACGATTTGGCGGCAttctctctctgagcctctttactgtgttgcccccatgctcgatgctaggtacaaggaccgttacttcgatgcagacaagaaacagggtttacgtgaaatgttacatacacagctggacaagatggaaacggacacagtgacagtgcacaCCGAGGAatagaggccacggacagacaaagctgaaacttcactgcttgacatggatgatgaaatcctggttgagaatgaaatgacttaacaacaacgaaacagcaaaaaatatgttttgattacgttttactggtaatggggacacgtaaatgcaaacaaaataactttttggtcactgcaggagggactggtgcacttcacaaaatagatggcatcatgaggtaggaaaatgatgtggatatattaaagcaacatctcaagacatcagtcaggaagttaaagcttggtcgcaaatgggtcttccaaatggacaatgaccccaagcatacttccaaagttgtggcaaaatgtcttaaagacaacaaagtcaaggtattggagtggccatcacaaagccctgacctcaatcctatagaaaatgtgtgggcagaactgaaaaagtgtgcgcgagcaaggcctacaaacctgactcagttacaccagctctgtcaggaggaatgggccaaaattcacccaacttattctgggaagcttgtggaacgctacccaaaacgtttgacccaagttaaacaattatagGCAacgataccaaatactaattgagtgcatgtaaacttcggacccactgggaatgtgatgaaagaaataaaagatgaaagaaataattctctctactattattctgacatttcattctcaaaatctgacttcaactgtatgtatgtatatatacatacgtgtgtgtgtgtgtgtatgtatacacaattagtatttggtatcattgcctataattgtatgtatacacacacacacacacgtatatgcttacatacacacacacgcatatatacacacacacacatacatgtttacacacacacacacatacatacacgtatatgtttacatacacacacacacacacacacacacacacacacacacatacatatacactagaggtcgaccgattaatcggaatggccgattaattagggccaatttcaagttttcataacaatcggtaatcgggcatttttggacaccgattatggccgattacattgcactccacgaggagactgcgtggcaggcgaactacctgttatgcgagtgcagcaaggagccacggtaaggtgctagctagcattaaacttatcttataaaaaactatcaatcttaacataatcactagttaactacacatggttgatgatattactagtttatctagcatgtcctgtgttgcatataatcgatgcggtgcctgttaatttatcattgaatcacagcttacttcgccaaacgggtgatttaacaagcgcattcgtgaaaaaagcactgttgttgcaccaatgtgtacctaaccataaacatcaactcctttcttaaaatcaatacacaagtatatatttttaaacctgcatatttagataatattgcctgctaacattaatttcttttaacgagggaaattgtgtcacttctcttgcgttctgtgcaacagagtcagggtatgagaggcagtttgggccacctggctcgttgcgaactgtgtgaagaccatttcttccgaACAAAGACAGttaacttcgccaaacgggggatgatttaacaaaagcgtatttgcgaaaaagcacaatcgttgcacgaatgtacctaaccataaacatcaatgcctttcttaaagtCAATACACCgaagtatatgttttttttaacctgcatatttagttaaaagaaattcatgttagcaggcaatattaactagggaaattgcgttcattgcacgcagagtcagggtatgtgcaacagtttgggctgcctggctcgttgcgaactaatttgccagaattttacataattatgacataattaaaggttgtgcaatgtaacagcaatatttagacttatggatgccacccgttagataaaataccgaacggttccgtatttcactgaaagaataaacgttttgttttcgaaattatagtttccggatttgaccatattaatgacctaaggctcgtatttctgtgtgttattatattataattaagtctatgatttgatatttgatagagcagtctgactgagcggtggtaagcAGCAgaatgctcgtaagcattcattcaaacagcactttcctgcatttgccagcagctcttcgctgtgcttcaagcattgcgctgtttatgacttcaagcctatcagctcccgagattaggctggcaatactaaagtacctattagaacatccaatagtcaaaggtatataaaatacaaatggtatagagagaaatagtcctataataactacaacctaaaacttcttacctgggaatattgaagactcatgttaaaaggaaccaccagctttcatatgttctcatgttctgagcaagaaacttaaacattagctttttaacatggcacatattgcacttttactttcttctccaacactgtgtttttacattatttaaaccaaattgaacatgtttcattatttatttgagactaaattgattttattgatgtattatattaagttaaaataaaagtgttcattgttcattcagtattgttggaattgtcattattacaaatatatatataaaaaaaaaatattaaaaaaactttttttaaatggctgattaatcggtatcggcgtttgaaaaatcataaatcggtcgacctctaatatatacacacacaataaatatatatatattatacacacacacacagtatgctaGTGAGTAATGGCACCATCCTTCTTACCATGGGTCTGATGAAGCGTTCATATTTGGGAGGCTTGCGGGTGAAGTTGTCACCTACGAAGCACACTTTGGTCACCATCCTCTTCCAGGCCTTCTTCTGCCTCTTGCCTGTACGGATTACTTTGAGCACCTCTGTCTCCCCCTGGGCCCGAACCTTGGGCAGGGGCACCTCCCATTTACCCTACAGGGAGAAACAGAATATCCGATCAGAGACCATTTCAGGACACCTTTAAGAACCTGTTTTCAACTAAACTGGCTTGGGCTTTGCACACGTAGGTCCAATTTCATTGAACGTGCATTTAAGTTAAGGACTAGGCTTAATATGGGATTGTTGGAAACCAACCCATACAGTTTTATGTTGACATTTGAAACAATTAGTCAGCTAGGTATTGTTCCCTTTTATACAAGATAATCTGTCCAGACATACACTGTCTTCGGTGAGACATGACGAAAACACAAACAAGTAAAAGAAAGGCATCGAATACTCACagccttctccttcctcttctgtTTGATCATGTTGGAGAGGATCTTGGCGCGtgactgtccctctctgtccAGCAAGTAGGCTGGTACTGCTCCCTCAGGCGCCTTGTCGTCGTTCTTCTGCTTGGTCTTCCTCTGTTCGTGCATTTTGAGGCTGTGGTGAGACAGGTTGTGGTACATAGCTGTCAACAAACAGCGGCAATGGCAAATCAAAGGAAACATTTGTTTGCCCGCGCTACAGACAGCTATATTggtctgttaatacaggactagtaaaggcccagtacactactttcattataataaaaaaatatatgttattctGATTTTTCAGAGGGTGTTGCAGCATGGTAGTGTACGACATATATACTCACGTCTTCTTCATCTGGATCTTCTCAGAGTGCCTCTGTTTGTGGTAGAGTTTGGCCTTCAGACCAATCATCTTCCTGGCTTTGTGTGAGCGCTCATGGGCCTCACggctctccttcttcctcttcctctcctgatGGTCCAGGCGCTGGCCATGGCGCTTGCGATGTAACTCAATGTGTTCGTTCTGGGGCTGGGGTAAGAGGCAAAAAAGGATTACAGTTCGACTTCTTTTTTAAAGGGTTGGGGCTTTCTGAATGTGTGCTAAGTAAACAAACATCACAAATCATTTATGATTTCTGAATATATAAAGGTCGGCTTACTTGGCTCAAGCATCCTCAAAATATGTTTGGAATGATGACCATTAAAGTAACTTGGTTAGCTAATTGTTGATTGATTAGCGTTAGTTACTTGAGGTAAGGCAAGATCAAAACAATTCAGTTCAGCGGGCGTATtcctaaagtatgttttataGTAATTTCAAATGATATTAACTATTGTGCATCGGATTTGCAAATATGTATCTGAAACAAGCCGTGGTTTTATATCTAGAGCAGTTCGACCAACAAAACACATGAGACACTGTCGTCAGGCGTCTGCCACATGTTAGCTAGGCAGCTAACTAACTTTGCATGCTAACACGTTTTCCTATCAAATATGTTATATAGAACGTGAAACGTGAATATCTTACCATTTTGTGTCTTGAATGTTACGTGTTCAGGTACAATACTTATTTGATTGAACTGGTTGTTTCAAATATGTTTATCTTTCGTTGTTTTGACTTAAGGCTCGGGTCGTTGGTGTTTATTTTCCCCGAAGCCAGAATTTTAGAGGAAGTACGTAATTGGAGTGTCCTCAAACAAATTCCGGAATGAAACCTGGTGCGAGGGTTCAGGAACTGTCCCGTTGCACACTATAAACTGTACTAAATTGACGAGTTACCTATaaattaataatacaaaataataaaaatcagGCCAGTTTTAATACTCATTACACTtatctttttaaaatgtaaaaccgGAAGTGAAATTCTGATGCGAATGTATTTTGAAGGTTGCTTTCATGAGGAAAGTGTGAGGAAAATGAGGAAAATGTGGATAGATTTCTTATAGTTGCATCATTGAGATATGAATACATTACTGTTTTTGATTATTGTTATCATGAAAAATGATTTCCGGGCATTtaaagaatgtgtttagcctaTTTTACAGCCAGTTCAAGGCCAACAGTAGGTGCTAAGTTTAGAGTTGAGCAGGGGCGAAATTGCCAGACCATGTGGACTATTCCTACTTCTATAAGTATAATCAGGTGCgggtccttactcaacattgacaggagcgtttcgaacaaaagatatacaaattgacaaaactcaaattgaatgaatttttttttttgtttctcacaagtgtgcATAGGTTGTGAGTTCTGCAAAACACATGTTCAATCTGACAATGAGAACTGTAGGCCTAAATGACTAAGAATCATGCAGGGCCTAAAATTAACACCACCTGCCAAATGCGGGTTGATTTTGGCACTGGCGGGTAAAATGTCCATTTCCCCAGCCACGTTGGCGGGTGGTCAAGGCTCGACAGTGTGAGCATTTCACTCACATTAGAGAATAAAAATAGTGAAGTATGATCATATTTATAGCAAAGTAAATGCTGCAGAAGCTGTTTTATAAATGAGAAACTACCTGTTGCACATATTCCAATTGGCAGCGGGAAGAGCTTCACAGGATTGGTCGACTTGATTACCAACCAGAGCAGAGGATGGCCATTTGTTTGAAATCAACCCCCTCAGCCAATTAGATGACCAGGAACTTCTACAGGAGGCCAGGGAAGCTCTGATAGAACAGGTAATGGAAATGACATCATCATCCCAACTCAACGAAACCTCAATTGGTAGATCACTAAGCAAaatgtttgggaacccctgatctaGTGTGGATGTAGGAAGATACGCCTACTGATAGCTAACATCACTTTACAAATAAgagtatcaatcaaatgtatttataaagcccttcttacatcagctgatgtcacaaagtgctgtacagaaacccagcctaaaaccccaaacagcaagcaatgcagaagcacggtggctaggaaacacttcctagaaaggccagaacctaggaagaaacctagagaggaaccagactgagGGGTGCCAGCCCTCTTCTGAGTACAGCACAAAGCTGTGTAAAAGCTATAAGCTGAACCACCCAGAGATTCTACAGTTGGTATTTAAATTGTTCTTCACAGGTCTGACAcgaagggggagaggaagagtgaTGGTTTCATATATGTTACGAATCCAATTTGTACAATGTTATGAATTTGTGCTTATCTTCAGAAACTGCATAGGGACACCGTTTGATAGTGCTGTGTACACAATGAGATCTCTGCCTATGTACTGTACCGTAGTCTCGTCATGGATTTGTGAGTGTCCACAGAAATAGAGTGTTCATAGAAGAAGACATTATTAGCAATACAGTAGTGGGTTCGTTGGTGATAGTAGTACTACGGTAGTAAAAGTGACCCTAATTGCAATACTACAGTAGTAACAGTGTCCCCATTAGTAATACTACAGTAGTAAGtgttgtttgtctctctctgtaggctctgggggggggggggggggggggggggggggggggggggatgatgcTGGGTGACCTGGCTCAGAAACGAGGGGCTAGCCGGGACATCCAGAGTTGCCATGACAACACCCAGGCTGAGAAGAGGTACTTTAATATcgccggggcggcaggtagcctagtggttaagcgtgttgggccagtaaccgaaaggtcgctggtttgaatccctgagctgactaggtgaaaaatcagtagatgtgcccttgagcaaggcatttaacacTAACttctcctgtaaatcgctctggattagagcgtctgctaaatgactaaaatgtaaatgaaacctCACATAGTGACAGACCATCTTCTACTTATACCAATCCACAATGAAAGTAAATAGCAATTTCTGAAATGAATCATGTCATTATTGGAGACACTTAAGGGCATTGTGAATTGTACTATTCGTTTTGCTGTTTGTCTTGCTCATCTCCAGTGGGTCTTGTTGCCAACGAATGACAAATCCCTTTCATCACTATTCTAAATGCAGATCATAATATAACTGTATCAGAGACAAATAGTAGACTCATCAGTTAGCACCATAGAGAAAGATAGGATtctagtgcccaaaagcctgttatagcatgggcagcgccattgaggaatTTCactattttgaagtagtcaactgggtgggacttcctatgggttaaggaaggatcacataattccatccagatcaccaggagggatcagccaataatGTATACCCGTGagtaaacattccataactgcaagTAGCAGTAAATCGCCAACCTTGACCTTATACCCGTTCAAACAAACTAGGTGGCAgtgtgcaccctttcagtttgtttgccaactcacAGAATTTGGACTACAAAATGGAGACGGTCTCCATGGCGCTGCCCATGTTCTCACAGACGCCagaatgggacagatacaatgaCGCGATGTCTAAGTCCATGTTTAGCACCTTTTACCAGGGTCATATTCACTTTTTTCTACAGTGTGCGCTAATAAATATGTCCCAGGTCGTAATGAATCGAATCTTTCCTCCTCCTCGGTTTCAGGGCTACTCTACCGCCCTGCGAACTCTGACAACGCCACCTTCTCCTTCCAGCTGGACAGCTACGAGGCCATGAACCTCCAGCACCAGAACACCCTGCTCAACAAGATGGCTGGCCTCGCCTGATGACGTCACCTCCTGTTCCTAAACTACAAGAAATGGCTGGAGGATTTGAGATTGTTGCACTTCGAAACTGAACAGTTATGGTTTGACAAATCTCAGCATCCAGTTCAAGCATGTGGCATGGGCATGTCACAAGAGACTAGGATTGGACTAATGGACTCTTGTACCGAACAAGAGCACAATTCAGTTGTTATAGTATGTTTCTGTGGAATATACATGATGTTTGAATGTAAATGTAAGCCAGGAAAGCCACTGTCAATACTCTTGTAAGGGTGTTTGCTGTGCAAACAGATTAATCAAGAACATGGTAGTCCGTGTATGAGGGCATATAGTAGTGCTGCTGAACATATTGTAGTAAAATGTATAGACATTGTATGAAAGATGATCTTGTGATGAAATGTGTCATTTTCATGAGTATATAAAACTATCACACTTCAGGTGTCCACAGCACTGTACACAGACAACTGACCTTGCAAAGGTTTATTATTATGATTaagtcccatgtggctcagttggtagagcatggagcttgcaatTTCAGAGTTTGaatcccacgggggaccagtataaaaaataaaataaaaatgtatgcactaacTACTGCAAGTCActgtaagagcatctgctaattgactaaaatgtaattattaataATTTGAATCATACATTCatataaaaataaatggttttCTAAAAACAAGATCAATGTGACATTACATGGAATGAGGATTGTTCTGgaaaacattgtttaaaaaaatgaattttgGCTCGTATCAGTGCATCAATGAAGTCGATCACAGTGGTCTTCACATTTCATACCTCTTTGTACTCATGTGCACAGTAACCTGTAAAGAGAGGCTCAGCTGGGATACCACGtctggggagggggagagagttaCCAGtcaagagagaggacaggaagagacagtTACCACATTGTATACTACCGTCAAGAGTTGATCATTCTTTTTACTACAACTGGGGGGTCACCATGGAATTAAATAGAACAGTAATACAgagatgtaaactcagcaaaaaaagaaacgtccctttctcaggaccctgtctttcaaatatatttggatttttacgaattaacttcacagatcttcattgtaaagagtttaaaacactgtttcccatgcttgttcaatagacaattcatgaacatgcacctgtggaatggtcgttaagacactaacagcttacagacggtaggcaattaaggtaacagctatgaaaacttaggacactaaagaggcctttctactgactctgaaaaacaccaaaagaaagatgctgagggtccctgctcatctgtgtgaacgtgccttaggcatgctgcaaggaggcatgaggactgcagacgtggccagggcaataaattgcaatgtccgtactgtgagacgtctaacagggcgctacagggagactggatggacagctgattgtcctcgcagtggcaaaccacgtgtaacgacacctgcacaggatcggtacatccgaaacatcacacctgcgggacaggtacaggattgcaacaacaactgcccgagttacaccattaacgcacaattcctccatcagtgctcctACTGTcggcaataggctgagagaggctggaactGAGGGctgtcagtgttttgccatggccagcgaagagcccggatctcaatcccattgagcacgtctgggacctgatggatctagggctagggccattccccccagaaatgtctgggaacttgcaggtgccttggtggaagagtggggtaacatctcacagcaagaggtggcaaatctggtgcagtccatgaggagatgcactgctgtacttaatgcagctggtggccacaccagatactgacttacttttgatcccccctttgttcagggacacattattccatttctgttagtcacatctctgtggaacttgttcagtttatgtctcagttgttgaatcttgttatgttcatacaaatatttacacgttaagtttgctgaacataaacgcagttgacagtgaggacgtttatttttttgctgagtttatgtatctCTATGGGCACGACTTACTGGACCATGCGGCAGCGGTGCTTGGCTAGACGACTGTAGGCATCATTTAGGTCCCTCACATCCCCGTCACTCCACAACCGCTCCCCCACAGCACTGGCACGGGGCCTGAGCATAGGAAACACATTATGGGACCAACAGACTTCTTAGTAATAATCTGTAGGCTATAACATTGCTGAACATATGTGTGAGATAGATGAGAGAAAGGATGTTTCATTATTATTAATGTGGCGTTGCCTGGTGTACCAGAGTCTAGGGGTCAGGTTGGTAGCATCCACATATTCTCCCCACAGACATGCCTCTCCTCCAATCACCAGCTTTTTCTGGGCATCTGTGCCTGGGTTCAAAGGGTAATTTAGTGGTCAGGGGGTAATCACATTCACATAAACATCATATATGTAAACATTTA
This portion of the Salvelinus sp. IW2-2015 linkage group LG4q.1:29, ASM291031v2, whole genome shotgun sequence genome encodes:
- the LOC111961813 gene encoding ribosome biogenesis protein NSA2 homolog, with protein sequence MPQNEHIELHRKRHGQRLDHQERKRKKESREAHERSHKARKMIGLKAKLYHKQRHSEKIQMKKTLKMHEQRKTKQKNDDKAPEGAVPAYLLDREGQSRAKILSNMIKQKRKEKAGKWEVPLPKVRAQGETEVLKVIRTGKRQKKAWKRMVTKVCFVGDNFTRKPPKYERFIRPMGLRFKKAHVTHPELKATFCLPILGVKKNPSSPLYTTLGVITKGTVVEVNVSELGLVTQGGKVIWGKYAQVTNNPENDGCINAVLLV